A genomic segment from Dethiobacter alkaliphilus AHT 1 encodes:
- a CDS encoding transcriptional regulator has translation MNPINIPEAFTLPLRLSLISCLVNREKTFTEIKNITKATDGNISVQLSKLQKWGYVESRKRLIDGKKQTVYSITQFGLSKLEEYVALLESIVRSSSKE, from the coding sequence CATTTACGCTTCCTTTAAGGTTGTCTTTAATAAGCTGTTTAGTTAACAGAGAAAAGACTTTCACTGAAATAAAAAACATTACAAAAGCCACTGACGGTAATATAAGTGTACAGTTATCAAAATTGCAGAAATGGGGTTATGTAGAATCAAGAAAAAGGCTTATTGATGGCAAGAAACAGACAGTATATTCAATTACACAATTTGGCCTGAGCAAATTAGAAGAGTATGTTGCATTGTTAGAGAGTATAGTCAGAAGCTCTTCAAAGGAATGA